One Vigna unguiculata cultivar IT97K-499-35 chromosome 7, ASM411807v1, whole genome shotgun sequence genomic region harbors:
- the LOC114190931 gene encoding uncharacterized protein LOC114190931 isoform X2 — MCRSQVLNLSDGLSLFVLVASILTKMLFSMNSGFPILPFLLQPPSLLLSPTNILILILIFLPHSPLPLVILLLSLRLPHLHLSLPLPIVLLPFFLLPVSPLFCPIKHSSFANPHWSTDMKSEYEALLHNTLDLVPLRPGRKIVGCKWVFRIKQNPDGSVDDVLVHRSGVNGEHYYAYIRPTLSNQWFKFDDERVTKEDENRALEEQNFECLLCWTLVF, encoded by the exons ATGTGCCGTTCTCAGGTACTCAATCTCTCAGACGGGTTATCTCTGTTTGTCCTGGTCGCATCTATACTTACAAAGATGTTGTTTTCAATGAACTCCGGTTTCCCTATACTTCCTTTTCTCTTGCAGCCACCATCTCTACTTCTCTCGCCAACCAATATTTTGATCTTAATCCTAATTTTTCTCCCTCATTCACCACTCCCCCTTGTCATCCTTCTCTTGAGTCTTCGTCTCCCACACCTTCATCTTAGTCTTCCCCTTCCAATAGTTCTCCTTCCCTTCTTCCTTCTTCCGGTCTCCCCTTTATTTTGTCCTATCAAACATTCATCCTTTGCAAATCCCCATTGGTCCACTGATATGAAATCTGAATATGAGGCTCTCCTTCATAACACATTGGATTTGGTGCCTTTACGTCCTGGTCGAAAGATTGTTGGTTGCAAATGGGTTTTTCGCATTAAACAGAACCCTGATGGCAGTGTTGACGA TGTTTTGGTTCACAGAAGTGGGGTGAATGGTGAGCACTACTATGCTTACATTAGGCCAACGCTATCAAACCAGTG GTTTAAGTTTGATGACGAACGAGTAACAAAAGAGGATGAAAATAGGGCTTTAGAAGAACAGAATTTTGAATGCCTTCTTTGTTGGACGCTTGTctt TTAG
- the LOC114190931 gene encoding uncharacterized protein LOC114190931 isoform X1 — protein MCRSQVLNLSDGLSLFVLVASILTKMLFSMNSGFPILPFLLQPPSLLLSPTNILILILIFLPHSPLPLVILLLSLRLPHLHLSLPLPIVLLPFFLLPVSPLFCPIKHSSFANPHWSTDMKSEYEALLHNTLDLVPLRPGRKIVGCKWVFRIKQNPDGSVDDVLVHRSGVNGEHYYAYIRPTLSNQWFKFDDERVTKEDENRALEEQNFECLLCWTLVLYVFSFYFFFTWCFYFSCQFFFLLLHSTFLLSTVSYLILNPGFNNSSFKFTKYSNAYKYMLVLYGKVTRIK, from the exons ATGTGCCGTTCTCAGGTACTCAATCTCTCAGACGGGTTATCTCTGTTTGTCCTGGTCGCATCTATACTTACAAAGATGTTGTTTTCAATGAACTCCGGTTTCCCTATACTTCCTTTTCTCTTGCAGCCACCATCTCTACTTCTCTCGCCAACCAATATTTTGATCTTAATCCTAATTTTTCTCCCTCATTCACCACTCCCCCTTGTCATCCTTCTCTTGAGTCTTCGTCTCCCACACCTTCATCTTAGTCTTCCCCTTCCAATAGTTCTCCTTCCCTTCTTCCTTCTTCCGGTCTCCCCTTTATTTTGTCCTATCAAACATTCATCCTTTGCAAATCCCCATTGGTCCACTGATATGAAATCTGAATATGAGGCTCTCCTTCATAACACATTGGATTTGGTGCCTTTACGTCCTGGTCGAAAGATTGTTGGTTGCAAATGGGTTTTTCGCATTAAACAGAACCCTGATGGCAGTGTTGACGA TGTTTTGGTTCACAGAAGTGGGGTGAATGGTGAGCACTACTATGCTTACATTAGGCCAACGCTATCAAACCAGTG GTTTAAGTTTGATGACGAACGAGTAACAAAAGAGGATGAAAATAGGGCTTTAGAAGAACAGAATTTTGAATGCCTTCTTTGTTGGACGCTTGTcttgtatgttttttctttctattttttttttacttggtgtttttatttttcatgtcagtttttttttttgcttcttCATTCTACTTTTCTTTTGTCAACAGTTAGTTACCTCATACTAAATCCTGGGTTCAACAACTCTTcctttaaatttacaaaatactCAAATGCATACAAATATATGCTTGTCTTGTACGGGAAAGTGACaaggataaaataa
- the LOC114190576 gene encoding low-temperature-induced cysteine proteinase-like, protein MATLVGSSSFPPHHALLVVLVLLSLSFCTFALDMSIIDYDEALLQKTYEAWLVKHAKAYNAIGEKEKRFLIFKENWKFVQEHNNGAGNNEFRLGLNRFADLTNEEYRAMFMGTRKKKLASRNSARYAFRDGETLPTTVDWREKGAVAPVKDQGQCGSCWAFSTVAAVEGINQIVTGNLTTLSEQELVDCDRSYNMGCNGGLMDYAFEFIKQNGGIDTEEDYPYTARDNMCDTNRKNARVVSIDGYEDVPSNDEKSLMKAVANQPVSVAIEAGGREFQLYESGVFTGRCGTDLDHGVAVVGYGTENGIDYWLVRNSWGAGWGENGYIKLERNLLTSETGKCGIAMEASYPTKSGVNPPNPGPSPPTPATPATVCDEYYTCSPGTTCCCLFDYKGFCFGWGCCPIESATCCDDKSSCCPPEFPVCDPLSGSCRLSLDNPFGVKALKREAATCTWTQRKAAMKSD, encoded by the exons ATGGCAACCCTAGTCGGAAGCTCGAGTTTCCCTCCCCACCATGCACTTCTGGTGGTGCTGGTTCTCCTCTCTCTTTCCTTCTGCACCTTCGCCCTCGACATGTCCATCATCGACTACGACGAGGCCCTCCTGCAGAAAACGTACGAGGCGTGGCTGGTGAAGCACGCCAAGGCCTACAACGCCATTGGAGAGAAGGAGAAAAGGTTCCTAATTTTTAAGGAGAATTGGAAGTTCGTTCAGGAGCACAACAATGGGGCGGGGAACAACGAGTTCAGGCTTGGGTTGAACAGGTTCGCGGATCTCACCAACGAAGAGTACAGGGCCATGTTCATGGGCACCCGGAAGAAGAAGCTCGCGTCCAGGAACAGTGCCCGCTACGCTTTTCGCGACGGAGAGACGCTACCTACCACGGTGGATTGGAGGGAGAAGGGTGCCGTTGCCCCCGTCAAAGATCAGGGCCAGTGTG GGAGTTGCTGGGCATTCTCCACGGTTGCAGCGGTGGAAGGAATAAATCAAATTGTAACAGGCAATCTGACCACACTATCAGAGCAAGAATTGGTGGACTGTGACAGGAGCTACAACATGGGGTGCAATGGAGGTCTCATGGACTATGCTTTTGAGTTTATAAAGCAAAATGGTGGCATTGACACAGAAGAGGATTACCCCTATACAGCACGTGATAATATGTGTGATACAAACAGGAAAAATGCTCGCGTTGTTAGCATTGATGGGTATGAAGATGTCCCAAGCAATGATGAGAAATCTTTGATGAAGGCCGTTGCAAATCAACCTGTTAGTGTTGCCATCGAAGCTGGTGGGAGGGAATTTCAACTCTATGAATCGGGTGTTTTCACTGGGCGATGTGGGACAGACCTTGATCATGGTGTTGCAGTAGTTGGATATGGAACAGAAAACGGTATTGATTACTGGTTGGTGAGGAATTCTTGGGGAGCAGGATGGGGTGAAAATGGTTACATCAAGCTAGAGAGAAATTTGTTGACCAGTGAGACTGGTAAGTGTGGGATTGCAATGGAAGCATCATACCCCACCAAGAGTGGTGTTAACCCCCCAAACCCTGGTCCTTCTCCTCCAACTCCTGCAACCCCTGCAACAGTGTGTGATGAATACTACACTTGCTCACCTGGAACCACATGCTGCTGCCTTTTTGATTATAAAGGTTTCTGCTTTGGATGGGGATGTTGCCCCATTGAGTCTGCAACATGCTGTGATGACAAGTCCAGTTGCTGTCCCCCTGAGTTCCCTGTCTGCGATCCTTTGTCTGGTTCTTGCCGATTG AGCCTAGATAACCCATTTGGGGTAAAAGCTTTGAAAAGGGAGGCAGCTACATGTACTTGGACCCAAAGGAAAGCTGCAATGAAGAGTGACTAA